A single genomic interval of Halobacillus halophilus DSM 2266 harbors:
- a CDS encoding bifunctional 4-hydroxy-2-oxoglutarate aldolase/2-dehydro-3-deoxy-phosphogluconate aldolase, with amino-acid sequence MTVLELIEKEKLVAILRLQDTQYLESIVKSLYDGGIRIVEITMNTPRALETIQQVKKQYPDMIVGAGTVLDGSSAREAIHSGADFMLAPTLKEETIQTGNRYDIPVIPGVFTPTEVLTAYEYGASLVKVFPATQVNARYIKDLKGPMPFINGMAVGGISSSNLEEYLKTGWHSVGLGSALVHPTWVEQEEFYKIEAAARELVAIRDQVFKD; translated from the coding sequence ATGACCGTACTAGAATTGATTGAAAAGGAAAAGCTGGTGGCCATTCTGCGGCTTCAAGATACACAATATCTCGAATCTATAGTGAAAAGTCTATATGACGGCGGCATTCGTATTGTTGAAATAACGATGAATACACCACGTGCACTGGAAACCATTCAACAAGTGAAGAAGCAATATCCGGATATGATCGTTGGAGCGGGGACTGTACTTGATGGCAGCTCGGCCCGCGAAGCTATTCACTCAGGAGCTGATTTCATGCTGGCGCCGACGTTGAAGGAGGAAACCATTCAAACTGGAAACCGTTATGACATCCCAGTGATTCCGGGCGTTTTTACACCAACCGAAGTTTTAACGGCCTACGAGTACGGGGCATCCCTGGTAAAGGTTTTTCCTGCAACTCAGGTGAATGCTCGTTATATAAAGGATTTAAAAGGCCCCATGCCATTCATTAATGGAATGGCGGTCGGAGGGATTTCATCATCGAATTTAGAAGAGTATTTGAAAACGGGCTGGCACTCCGTTGGGCTTGGGAGTGCATTGGTTCATCCAACATGGGTGGAACAAGAAGAGTTTTATAAAATTGAAGCAGCAGCGAGAGAGCTTGTGGCCATTCGAGATCAAGTCTTTAAAGATTGA
- a CDS encoding 2-dehydro-3-deoxygalactonokinase has translation MAKIIIDCGTTNSRLRLSAGEEGQLTDVLKIEAGIRNTAMDGNTDRLKSYLQEGIRSLVERNGLERSDVDYMAASGMITSNIGLFEVPHVTGPAGVKDLAAQAKMVRLEEFFHIPCLFIPGMKSISLEGTAESSSIDEYDVMRGEEVESIGLWNQQRPHGEGLMVLPGSHTKFVFVEEDGTLKKSYTTLAGELLKAVQSETILSGSLKEELIESFISRYFDEGFTSCEKVGVTRALFHVRLLDLQGKVNANERANYMAGVLFHEDWKALKLALSKLDRLDWVMVGGSSPLRELFVYLLQKLEQDCEIRELDEKSSDMAAFHGALEVIKAYEEEQK, from the coding sequence ATGGCAAAAATAATCATCGATTGCGGAACGACCAATTCGCGTCTGCGCCTGTCAGCAGGAGAAGAAGGTCAATTGACCGATGTTCTTAAAATAGAAGCCGGTATCCGAAATACGGCAATGGATGGAAATACAGATCGTCTAAAATCGTATTTGCAAGAAGGGATTCGGTCACTGGTGGAGCGTAATGGATTAGAACGATCAGATGTGGATTATATGGCGGCTTCGGGCATGATCACATCAAATATCGGTCTTTTCGAAGTTCCACATGTGACTGGACCTGCAGGGGTGAAAGATTTAGCTGCTCAAGCAAAAATGGTCAGGCTCGAAGAATTTTTTCATATTCCCTGTTTGTTTATTCCGGGTATGAAGAGTATCAGTCTCGAAGGAACGGCAGAAAGTAGTTCGATAGATGAGTATGATGTGATGCGCGGGGAAGAAGTGGAATCGATTGGGCTTTGGAATCAGCAGCGGCCGCATGGTGAAGGACTAATGGTTCTGCCAGGCTCCCATACGAAATTCGTATTTGTCGAAGAGGATGGGACCCTGAAGAAAAGTTACACGACACTTGCTGGCGAACTTTTGAAAGCGGTTCAATCAGAAACGATTCTGTCCGGCTCGCTTAAGGAGGAGTTGATTGAGTCATTCATCTCTCGTTACTTTGATGAAGGGTTCACATCGTGTGAGAAAGTCGGAGTCACACGGGCTTTGTTCCACGTTCGTCTCCTGGATCTGCAAGGTAAAGTTAATGCTAATGAACGAGCCAACTATATGGCTGGGGTCCTTTTTCATGAAGATTGGAAAGCTCTTAAACTAGCACTTTCAAAGCTGGATAGACTTGATTGGGTTATGGTTGGAGGTTCCAGTCCGCTCAGAGAATTGTTTGTTTATCTACTGCAAAAGCTTGAACAGGATTGTGAAATTCGTGAACTTGATGAAAAAAGCAGTGATATGGCCGCGTTTCATGGAGCGCTGGAAGTCATAAAAGCTTATGAGGAGGAACAGAAATGA
- the gntK gene encoding gluconokinase → MKRELIVAIDIGTTSTKTLAYDQEGRIYAEVEKEYPLYSPEADRKEQDPDEIYEAVIYTLTEVSRTVKQKGREIAAVSFSAAMHSLLAVDEDGRLLTNALTWADQRSVKEAEELKAGRGHEIYLRTGTPVHPMSPLTKLIWMKRHEPELFAKTSKWISLKEYVFYKLFNRFVVDHSIASATGLFNLKELTWDQEALETAGVSAEQLSEPVPTTEIIRGLSSEHAEALGLDSETPFVIGASDGVLANIGVGAITPGSIACTVGTSGAIRTVVSEPAVDPKGRTFCYALTEDQWVIGGPINNGGISFRWVRDQLFPDLQEKAAANGESAYDELTRRASSVSAGSGGLLFLPYLTGERAPFWDADTKGVFFGLTLDHGRDHMIRSVLEGVMFQMYSVALALTEAGVEPVEYRAGGGFARSELWRQIMTDMFETDMIIPESHQGSCLGAAWLAMKSLNWIDDLSSIQNILQTTVKHTPIAENVHTYRLLKPIYLRLARKLPDEFSAISDVQRELMDNHK, encoded by the coding sequence ATGAAAAGAGAACTTATTGTCGCCATCGATATTGGTACAACTAGTACGAAAACATTAGCTTACGATCAGGAAGGTCGTATATATGCGGAGGTAGAAAAAGAGTATCCGCTCTATTCTCCTGAAGCGGATCGTAAAGAACAGGATCCCGATGAAATCTATGAGGCTGTTATTTATACGCTGACAGAGGTTTCACGCACGGTTAAGCAAAAAGGTAGAGAGATTGCAGCTGTCAGTTTCAGCGCAGCTATGCACAGCCTTTTGGCTGTAGACGAAGATGGACGTTTACTGACCAACGCTCTTACATGGGCTGATCAGCGTTCAGTTAAAGAAGCGGAAGAGCTGAAAGCGGGAAGAGGACATGAAATATACTTGCGCACTGGAACGCCGGTGCACCCGATGTCTCCACTTACAAAATTGATTTGGATGAAACGGCATGAACCTGAACTGTTTGCTAAGACGTCTAAATGGATTTCCCTTAAGGAATACGTTTTCTACAAGTTATTTAACCGCTTCGTCGTCGATCATTCCATTGCTTCAGCAACAGGTCTCTTTAACTTAAAGGAACTGACTTGGGATCAAGAAGCTCTGGAAACAGCAGGAGTTTCAGCGGAACAGCTGTCTGAACCTGTCCCAACGACAGAAATCATTCGCGGACTTTCCAGTGAACATGCTGAGGCACTGGGCCTTGACTCTGAAACCCCTTTTGTAATCGGTGCAAGTGATGGAGTACTTGCGAACATAGGCGTTGGGGCGATTACGCCTGGCTCAATTGCCTGTACGGTAGGAACAAGTGGGGCGATTCGAACAGTGGTGTCTGAGCCGGCGGTTGATCCCAAAGGCAGAACGTTCTGCTACGCGCTTACGGAAGATCAGTGGGTAATTGGCGGACCGATTAATAACGGTGGGATTTCATTCCGCTGGGTGCGTGACCAATTGTTTCCGGACTTACAAGAGAAAGCAGCTGCCAATGGGGAAAGTGCTTACGATGAATTAACTAGACGTGCCTCCAGTGTAAGTGCCGGGTCAGGCGGATTGTTGTTCTTACCTTATTTAACGGGAGAGCGCGCTCCATTCTGGGACGCAGACACAAAAGGTGTTTTCTTCGGATTGACGCTTGATCATGGAAGAGATCATATGATTCGCAGTGTGCTTGAAGGCGTCATGTTCCAAATGTATTCGGTAGCGCTTGCGTTGACAGAAGCGGGTGTGGAGCCGGTAGAATACCGCGCAGGCGGAGGGTTCGCACGCTCTGAGCTGTGGCGCCAGATTATGACAGACATGTTTGAAACAGACATGATCATTCCAGAAAGCCACCAGGGCTCATGCTTAGGTGCTGCCTGGCTTGCTATGAAGTCTTTAAACTGGATTGATGATCTCTCAAGTATCCAGAACATTCTTCAAACGACAGTGAAACACACGCCGATTGCAGAGAATGTACACACTTATCGCTTGCTAAAACCTATTTATTTAAGATTAGCCAGGAAATTGCCTGATGAATTCAGTGCTATTTCAGACGTTCAGCGAGAACTTATGGACAACCATAAATAA
- the dgoD gene encoding galactonate dehydratase, translated as MKIRSYELFQVPPRWLFLKIETDEGIAGWGEPVIEGRAHTVKAAVEELMENLIGKDPFRIEDHWNMLYRSGFYRGGPILMSALSGIDQALWDIKGKYYNAPIYQLLGGACRDSIKIYSWIGGDRPSDVGQAAKEAVNTGFQAIKMNGTEEVQYLDSYEKIDETVERVASVREAVGKGVGIGIDFHGRVHKPMAKVLAKELEPYRPMFLEEPVLAENNEGLREIAQHTHIPIATGERMFSRWDFKNLLSDGYVDVIQPDISHAGGITETKKIASMAEAYDVALAPHCPLGPIALASCLHVDATSHNATIQEQSLGIHYNKDNDLLDYIKDRSVFDYENGFVKIPQGPGLGIEIDEEYVRKRAKEGHNWHNPIWRHDDNSIAEW; from the coding sequence ATGAAAATTAGAAGTTATGAACTATTTCAAGTACCGCCAAGGTGGTTATTCTTAAAGATTGAAACGGATGAAGGGATTGCCGGATGGGGAGAACCGGTGATTGAAGGAAGAGCCCACACAGTAAAGGCAGCCGTTGAAGAATTGATGGAGAATTTAATTGGAAAGGATCCTTTCCGAATTGAGGACCACTGGAATATGCTTTACCGCTCAGGCTTTTATCGGGGCGGACCGATTCTGATGAGTGCTCTTTCCGGAATCGATCAGGCATTATGGGATATTAAAGGGAAGTATTACAATGCGCCCATCTATCAATTGCTCGGGGGAGCCTGCCGTGACTCTATTAAAATTTACTCATGGATTGGCGGCGACCGTCCTTCTGATGTAGGCCAGGCCGCTAAAGAAGCGGTAAATACAGGATTTCAGGCGATTAAGATGAATGGAACGGAAGAAGTGCAGTATCTTGACTCCTATGAAAAAATCGATGAAACTGTGGAGCGGGTAGCATCCGTACGGGAAGCGGTTGGCAAAGGAGTAGGGATAGGAATCGATTTCCACGGACGAGTACATAAGCCAATGGCTAAAGTACTGGCTAAAGAACTGGAACCCTACCGCCCTATGTTCCTGGAAGAACCTGTGCTTGCCGAAAATAATGAAGGACTGAGGGAAATTGCGCAACATACGCATATTCCTATTGCTACGGGTGAACGAATGTTCTCCCGCTGGGACTTTAAGAATCTATTATCCGATGGATATGTTGATGTGATCCAGCCGGACATCTCCCACGCAGGAGGAATTACGGAAACTAAGAAGATTGCTTCGATGGCGGAGGCGTACGATGTAGCTCTGGCTCCGCATTGTCCACTTGGACCTATCGCTCTTGCTTCCTGCCTGCACGTGGACGCTACATCTCATAACGCAACCATTCAGGAGCAAAGCCTTGGGATTCATTACAATAAAGACAATGATCTGCTGGATTATATAAAAGACCGTAGTGTGTTTGATTATGAGAATGGTTTTGTAAAGATTCCACAGGGGCCTGGGCTCGGCATTGAAATTGATGAAGAGTATGTTAGAAAACGAGCAAAAGAAGGGCATAACTGGCATAATCCGATATGGCGTCACGATGATAACAGTATAGCTGAATGGTAA
- a CDS encoding GntP family permease — MESTAGLVIVAVLAVVALLFLVMKTKLQAFVALLTVSILVGLAVGMNPGDIITTIEDGMGGTLGYVAVIIGLGAMFGEILRVSGGAERLALTLIDKFGEKNISWALGLTGFIVSIPVFLDVALVILVPMLYSLTQRTKKSLLYFGIPLLAGLAVTHSFIPPTPGPIAVASLLGADLGWVILFGFLAGIPAMILAGPVFGKYISNKIHVGVPEYMLEQVKNVDYDQKNLPSFGSVVAIITLPLVLILINTLSGLVLPDDSTAQSILTFVGHPFVALTIAALLTFYIFGIKRGYSKEQVQEITTKALEPAGIIILVTGAGGVFGEMLIQSGIGDILANAMEQTQMPILVFAFLTATVVRVAQGSATVSMITAAGLVSPLLDTFDVSEPMLGLLVIAIASGATVVSHVNDSGFWLVNRYFGLTEKETLQSWTVMETIIGLVGFSVALILSIFV; from the coding sequence ATGGAATCGACAGCGGGGTTAGTGATTGTAGCCGTATTAGCGGTTGTGGCCTTATTATTTTTAGTTATGAAAACCAAGCTTCAAGCCTTTGTAGCGTTACTTACCGTCAGTATTTTAGTTGGTTTGGCCGTAGGAATGAATCCAGGAGATATCATAACAACAATTGAGGACGGAATGGGAGGTACCCTTGGTTACGTAGCCGTAATTATCGGTCTTGGTGCCATGTTCGGTGAAATTCTTCGTGTTTCAGGAGGAGCGGAACGACTCGCTCTTACACTAATTGATAAGTTTGGAGAAAAGAACATTAGCTGGGCACTTGGTTTAACCGGTTTTATTGTATCGATCCCGGTTTTCCTTGATGTTGCGCTCGTTATCTTAGTTCCAATGCTTTACAGTTTGACACAGCGTACGAAAAAATCTTTATTATACTTTGGTATTCCATTACTTGCGGGTCTTGCGGTTACGCATAGTTTTATCCCGCCGACTCCTGGTCCGATCGCCGTAGCTTCTTTGCTTGGCGCAGACCTGGGCTGGGTCATCCTATTCGGTTTCTTAGCTGGTATTCCGGCTATGATTCTTGCGGGACCAGTCTTTGGTAAGTATATTTCCAATAAAATTCATGTTGGAGTTCCAGAATATATGCTCGAACAAGTGAAGAATGTGGATTACGATCAAAAGAATCTTCCTAGCTTTGGAAGTGTTGTAGCGATCATTACCCTTCCCCTTGTGTTGATTCTAATCAATACGTTGTCAGGTCTTGTGCTGCCCGATGACAGCACGGCACAGAGCATTCTTACGTTCGTGGGTCACCCATTTGTAGCGTTAACGATAGCGGCATTGCTGACGTTCTACATTTTCGGAATTAAACGCGGTTATTCCAAGGAACAAGTACAGGAAATTACGACGAAAGCCCTTGAACCGGCCGGTATTATTATCCTGGTAACTGGTGCCGGTGGCGTATTCGGTGAAATGCTGATTCAATCTGGCATCGGAGATATTCTTGCCAATGCCATGGAACAGACGCAGATGCCAATCCTTGTATTTGCCTTCCTTACAGCTACAGTTGTACGTGTCGCGCAGGGTTCTGCTACCGTTTCAATGATTACAGCGGCTGGACTAGTTTCTCCACTGCTTGATACCTTTGATGTAAGTGAACCTATGCTCGGTCTACTGGTTATTGCAATTGCATCCGGTGCAACGGTTGTATCTCACGTTAACGACTCTGGTTTCTGGTTAGTAAACCGTTATTTCGGATTGACGGAAAAAGAAACACTTCAATCCTGGACGGTTATGGAAACCATTATCGGTCTTGTAGGATTTAGTGTTGCATTGATTCTGAGTATTTTTGTATAA